One Littorina saxatilis isolate snail1 linkage group LG11, US_GU_Lsax_2.0, whole genome shotgun sequence genomic window, TTGAAGTCAGCCACcacgacaacaacgacaaccaccaccaccaccatggTGATaagaacgacaacaacaacgacgacaacggtGGTGGCAAAAAAGGCGCGTTAAAGATTCACATGATCAACGAAGAAGCGGAGCTGTTGGAAGAAGAGTTGATTCAAAGTGCTCTAGCTACCGTGGAGATTGTTCCACAGTTTGAGAGAATTCAGGAAGAAAACGACCGAAGGAGGAGCGTTAAGTTCAAGCTTCCACAAGTGTCTTGTACCGATGGAGACACCACCACTGCTGATTGTGTCCCAGAAAGCCGAGAGTCGGAATCTAATCAGTCTGCCGATGCAGACAAAACTGTGGCAACGGGTGGTGTAAGTGATATTCCCCAAAACGGGCAAGAAAATATCAAAGTAATTCCCCAAGCAGGTGTAAATCAAAATGGATTCGGTGTGCCTGAGAGCGGTAGCGATGGTGAAAATTGCACCTCAAAAGCTTCGGATACGCTTCAGCGACATGGGCATCGCGCTCAGGTAGTGGAAGCTGTTTCAGCTGACCAAgtattacaaacacacacaattgaCGCTGCTGTTGACAAAACCGCCAGTGGAAGGGAATTTCAAAATGGCGAAGATGTTGATGATGTTACTGATAACGACTGCGAGATGAAAAAGACGAACATTAATCTCTCGATTCCTTATCGCTGTCACGAAGACAACAGACTTCTATCTCGTCTCAGCTCCCACTCCCATACGGACTCCCCCGACGAAGACACCGACTCCTTCGAACAAGGAATTCACTTCGTTTCCCCGTCCGAAATCTGCTGGCAGCATAACCCCATCGCGGACCCTGACGTCatcaacaatgacgtcattgtcATTAGTGATGTCAACGACGAAAGCATGGACGAACTCGGTACCAGTGGTGTCTGGCTGCTACGCGACCAAGTGTCGCCTGACGGGAAGGCTAAACTGGAAAAAACGAAGTCGGGCACTTCTGTCGTACCAGCTCCCCAGGCGAAAGACTGCAGCAAAAAGAAGAAAGTTCAGAAGACAGTCTCGGAATCTCAAGCCTTCTTACAAACTCCAACGAAGCAACAAGATGGCGGCGTTTCAAGCAGGAGTTCGTTTCTCTTCCCCCCTGGCGGCTATCCTGGAGGGCACACTCCCACTTCCCGACTCCCAACCCCCACGGGGGGTTCTCCCACGGATAACCGCCCGGTGCGACTGTCCAACGCGTTGCTTCTGGAGAGACTGAGCAAAAAAATGGCTTACCGCCCCGCCAAAACCACCCGCATGCTCTTCGCCATTTCCATCGTCTTTGTCGTCAGTTTTCTCCCCTTTTTCTGCGTCGTCATCGCGCGTGCTGTGCACGGCAAAGCCTTTCTGACGTCCTTGACCGACGTTGGGGTCGTCCTCATTAGCATATTCATCAGGTCATCGTTTCTGAGCAACGCGGCCAATCCTATCATCTACGGGTTATGCAACAAGCAGTTCCGGACTGAATGCCGGCGTCTGGTTCGTCGCTTCTCTGGCAAGGAGCATGACGTCACGATGCGCGTCATGGAACAGACTGATGACGCAATCGGGTCTGAGAATTCTTGATTGGGTTTTTGGCttagcttttttgtttgtttgtttgtttctttgtatatatatatatatatatgtgtgtgtctgtctttctgtctgtttgttagctaattttcttgtttacttgtttgtttgtttgtttgcttatttgtttaaGCATTGAGAGAGACAGGCGAAGAAGGCTTCAGAGAACGAGTAAGAACCCATAACATGACGTCGCACAAAGCGTCATCTACTATTTTGATGACGCGAACATTGTAATGGCTCGATGGTATCTCATGAATTCATGACTTATTCTTACaatgtttagtgtgtgtgtgtgtgtgtgtgtgtgtgtgtgtgtgtgtgtgtgtgtgtgtgtatgtgtgtgtgtgtgtgcgcgcgagtgtgtgtgtgtgtttgtgtgtgtgtgtgtgtttgtatgtgtgtgtgtgtgtgtgtgtgtgtgtgtgtgcgtgcgtgtgtctgtgtgtgtttgtgtctgtctgtgtttgtgtgtgttttcgttaTCTTGGGTGTAAGAAGTTAGAATGAAGTCGGGGAGGAGACGGGTGGGGTAGTGTGCTGGCGTTTTGAATTTGTGAGAAAGAATGATTTAATGTATAGTTGTTTGCTTTAAATGCGCATGGCAGTTATGTTTCTGGGCCAAGAAGTCAACTTACGAATTATATATTAATCTGGCATGAATTCCTGTTTTGTACCCCTTTGAAGTGTTCActttataattattatttgatttaatttaaatttgtttttgacaaaaaggCTTACGTTTTCagttgtgagagagagagatagagagagagagagagagagagagagagagagagagagagagagagagagagagagagagagagagagagagagagagagagacacacacacacacacagacacacagacaaagacacagagacagcggaagacagaggcagagtccctcacacacacacacacacacacacacacacacacacacacacacaaacaaacacactaaaacacacacacactgatacacacgcgcgcgcgctcacacacacacatgcactcactcaCAGACAAAcgctcgctcacacacacacacacacacacacacacacacacacacacacacacacacacacacacacacacacacacacacacacacacacacacacacacacacacacaagattgcACAAAACACTCATACTTTCGTGGTTCCGGGTTGGTATTCTAGCcgttataatagcaaaattgatttaacaaaaataattttaggctggaatggttttttttgtaaatctttggttaacatgatattagtttattgataaagtttattaacttaaacatgtaaacatttgattacaaaaattaaataaataaccatgaagaaggatgcttcccgcttaaaaaaataaaggtgagagaaaaaaaacaccataaaatgtggtagcagccacctgcatgcaactgagaataaaaacaaaaaaataaaaaataaataaaaagggtctccccgtgtttttatttcattcagtttgagtagttgctattgactttgaaactgacacgctggctaaaaagctgcaacattgtgtccttccaagtcaaactgtcgtttaactaccgcccagtatttatttttactgcccagtaattatttattttcccccggtattcatgtgtatctagcggaaggtcggcagctaccagttggttagaccggcacggttggcctagtggtaaggcgtccgccccgtgatcgggaggtcgtgggttcgaaccccggccgggtcatacctaagactttaaaattggcaatctagtggctgctccgcctggcgtctggcattatggggttagtgctaggactggttggtccggtgtcagaataatgtgactgggtgagacataaagcctgtgctgcgacttctgtcttgtgtgtggcgcacgttatatgtcaaagcagcaccgccctgatatggcccttcgtggtcggctgggcgttaagcaaacaaacaaaccagttggttatttttagaattgaagattcccgatgcttgctcttctctgcgcacgcgttaccggcgttttcgccggcgtgtcagtttcaaagtcaatagcaacaacccaaacaaactgaatgaaataaaaacacggggagatttttttatataaacctcagttgcatgcaggtgtacatggtatagtacctagtaaacgcccaccccccagtttcgaccagtggactagtagacaaggaaaataaataaagattattcagtctgctgttattgttgtttttcaattgtttcctttccttagaCATGCTTCGGGGATTGGATAGAAAAAAGGTTTCTggagtggctagagaatcgcaatacatttttgactgggaggaaaaagaagaaacgaaagcttcatctttggtttaaacataagtttatttcaacaaatgttacaatcatgacatgtatacaaaagacacaggtaacagcaacaagctagaagccaatagtggtgttcctgcatggatattataacgtaaggcggtaacggctgaacaatttgtgtaaagcagttcttagtgtatgatgtcattgctaggtttagttatttgaccttgaccctgaaggtcaaggtcatgtcaaggtcaagcatgtgagtcgtatgggctttgcccttcttgtttgttttttgagtgGGTCCAGCAAAGACTACACATCTGAGCGTTGACAGTGTTCTCGGCCACATGAGTAAGCAGGCAACACACCAGCAGCATCAGGAGGAACTTCatgttcctttctttctttatctgcACGAAATATTGAACAGATAAAattacaaacacacaagcagacagagatagacaagaCAACACATGTACAGGacaagacaaagagacagacgcagagagacagacacagacggacacgcaggcacacacacacacacacacacacacacacacacacacacacacacacacacacacacacacacacacacacacacacacacacgtacacacacacacacacacacacacacacactcacacactcacaaacgcacacacaccaccacacacacacacacgcgcgcgcgaggGTTTGGCGAATTTCTACTAAGGGAGATAATTTACCTCAGGAATCGGCTAAAAATCCTTTTGTTAAGATGGAATTGCTCCCCTTTCCTTGAACACAAAACTAAATTCTCGGAATTGTCAACGGTTTGGCACAAACACTGTTTGATTTTGAATAATGAACGTTTCCAATCCTCTCCTATTTTGGATCATTTAGCTGGTTTTTAAAAGGCACATTCCGTCTCGTGAAAACAATTCGGCTCATTATCTCgaatttaatcaatcaatcaatatgaggcgtATATCGCgcgtacagttctaagcgcagggatttattttattttttcaatttttattcaaggcgcagggatttatttatgccgtgtgagatggaatttttttacacaatacatcacacattcacatcggccagcagatcgcagccatttcggcgcatatcctacttttcacggcctattattccaagtcacacgggtattttggtggacatttttatctatgcctatacaattttgccaggaaagacccttttgtcaatcgtgggatctttaacgtgcacaccccaatgtagtgtacaacaaagggacctcggtttttcgtctcatccgaaagactagcacttgaacccaccacctaggttaggaaagggggaagaaaatagcggcctgacccagggtcgaacacgcaacctc contains:
- the LOC138980212 gene encoding uncharacterized protein, with protein sequence MEVNTTTATTLAEAHAQPEADMTALAPAIAYTSLMMLMGAIGNAVVCYVYGFRWQSTVTKIFIFSLAVLDLSNSLICMPTEIVMLVKIVSFDSPAWCKLSRFLTYTLNGSSSLILVSIALDRWYKVCRPMKHFFDVRRAKLTCVGAVGLAASLSWPALVLYGSLTVSVVDSDVMGVTCLVSDDFIGTWWPLLFYSLYFACYAVLVVSITVLYSLIAVRIVQLKRKQKQRLTATCTGLRASRICSPTQELVLVEVSHHDNNDNHHHHHGDKNDNNNDDNGGGKKGALKIHMINEEAELLEEELIQSALATVEIVPQFERIQEENDRRRSVKFKLPQVSCTDGDTTTADCVPESRESESNQSADADKTVATGGVSDIPQNGQENIKVIPQAGVNQNGFGVPESGSDGENCTSKASDTLQRHGHRAQVVEAVSADQVLQTHTIDAAVDKTASGREFQNGEDVDDVTDNDCEMKKTNINLSIPYRCHEDNRLLSRLSSHSHTDSPDEDTDSFEQGIHFVSPSEICWQHNPIADPDVINNDVIVISDVNDESMDELGTSGVWLLRDQVSPDGKAKLEKTKSGTSVVPAPQAKDCSKKKKVQKTVSESQAFLQTPTKQQDGGVSSRSSFLFPPGGYPGGHTPTSRLPTPTGGSPTDNRPVRLSNALLLERLSKKMAYRPAKTTRMLFAISIVFVVSFLPFFCVVIARAVHGKAFLTSLTDVGVVLISIFIRSSFLSNAANPIIYGLCNKQFRTECRRLVRRFSGKEHDVTMRVMEQTDDAIGSENS